Part of the Kitasatospora sp. NBC_00374 genome is shown below.
ACCAGAAGCCCGGCCCGTCGGGGGCGGCGCCGCGGAAGGCGACCGCGGAGTCGTCGGGGACGTAGGAGGCCACCCGGGCCCGGTGGGCGGCCGAGATCAGCGGCCCCATCTCGGTCTTCTCGTCCGTCGGGTCGCCGACCCGCACACCCCGGACGGCCTGCTCGAACAGGGCCATGAACTCGTCGAAGGCGGACTCCTCGACCAGGATCCGGGAGCGCGCGCAGCAGTCCTGCCCGGCGTTGTCGAAGACCGCGTAGGGCGCGGTGGCGGCGGCCCTGGCGAGGTCGGCGTCGGCGAAGACGATGTTCGCGCTCTTGCCGCCGAGCTCCAGGGTGACCGGCTTCACCTGGTCCGCGCAGCCGGCCATGATGCCCTTGCCGACGGCGGTGGAGCCGGTGAAGACCACCTTGCGGACGTCGGGGTGGGTGACGAACCGCTGTCCGACCACCGGTCCGCGGCCGGGCAGGATCTGCAGGACGTGCTCGGGCAGACCGGCCTGAAGGGCGAGTTCGCCCAGGCGCAGCGCGGTCAGCGGGGTGAGCTCGGCGGGCTTGACGATCACGGTGTTGCCGGCGGCGAGGGCCGGGGCGAAGCCCCAGGCGGCGACCGGCATCGGGAAGTTCCACGGGACGATGACCCCGACCACGCCCAGCGGCTCCTGGAAGGTGACGTCGAGTCCGCCGGCCACCGGGATCTGCCGGCCGAACAGGCGCTCGGGGGCGGCGGCGTAGTACTCGATCACGTCGCGGGCGTTGCCCGCCTCCCAGCGGGCGTTGCCCACGGTGTGCCCGGCGTTGGCGACCTCCAGGGCCGCCAGGTGCTCGCGGTCGGCGTCGACGGCGGCGGCGAAGGCCCGCAGCAGCCGGGCCCGGTCGGCGGGGGCGACCCTGCGCCAGCCGTCGAAGGCGGCCCTGGCCCGGGCCACGGCGGCGTCGGTCTCGGCGAGCGAGGCCAGTTCGACGGTGGTGATCACCTCCTCGGTGGCCGGGTTGATCACCTGGTAGTGGTCGGGATCGGTCATCTGGCTGCCTCCTTGCAGCTGGCCGCGGTGAACGCGTCGAACAGTCGCGGGTCGTCCGGGTCGGTCTCGGGGTGCCACTGGACGGCCACCGCGAAGGACCGGTCGGGCAGTTCGAGGGCCTCGACGGTCTCGTCGGCGCTCCAGGCGGTGGCCCGCAGTCCGCTGCCGATCCGGCCGACCGCCTGGTGGTGGTAGCAGGACACCTGCGCCGAGGGGCCGAGGATCTCGCCGAGGCGGCTCTCCGGCCGGACCACCACGCCCTGCCGGACGTAGGTGGCCGGCAGGGTCTGGTGGCTCTCGTCGGGCAGGTGCTGGACGAGGTCGCCGCCGAGGGCGACGTTGAGCAGCTGCATGCCCCGGCAGATGCCGAGGACCGGCAGGTCGCGGTCGAGGGCGGCCGCCAGCAGCTCGAACTCCCAGGCGTCCCTGGCCGGGTGGGGCCGGCCGGTGCGCGGGTGCGGGTCGGCTCCGTAGCGGGCGGGGTCGATGTCGGAGCCGCCGGCCAGCAGCAGCCCGTCGAGCGCGCCGACCAGCCGCTGGACGCCGCCGCCCTGGGGCGGGAGCAGGACGGGGGTGCCCCCGGCCCGGGAGACGGCGTCGAGGTAGGTCTGCGGCAGGACGGCCGCGCTCTGGCGCCAGACGCCCCAGGCCGCCTCGTCCAGGTAGCTGGTGATGCCGATCAGGGGGCGCACGCTCACAGCCGCTCGAATCCGCGGCGCCGCTCCCAGTCGGTCACCGCCGCGTCGTAGGCGGCCAGTTCGGTCCGGCCGGCGTGGGTGTAGTGCTGGACGACCTCCTTGCCGAAGGCCTCGGCGGCGACCTCGCTGCGTTCGAAGGCCTCCACCGCGTCGCGCAGCGTGGACGGCACCCGGGGGGCGTCGGAGGCGTACGCGTTGCCGGTGAACTCCGCTTCCAGCGGCAGTTGGTGCTCGACGCCGTGCAGGCCGGCGGCGATCAGGGCGGCCACCGCGAGGTACGGGTTGACGTCGCCGCCGGGGACGCGGTTCTCGAACCGCAGGGAGGGGCCGTGGCCGACCACCCGCAGGGCGCAGGTGCGGTTGTCCCGTCCCCAGGCGACGGCGGTGGGGGCGAAGCTGCCCGGCACGTACCGCTTGTAGGAGTTGACGGTCGGCGCGAGCAGCAGCGAGAAGTCGGCCAGGCAGGCGAGCTGTCCGGCCAGGAAGTGCTCCATGGTGCGGGAGAAGCCGTTCGGCCCGTCCCCCGCCATCACCGGCCGGCCCTGCTCGTCGCGCAGGCTGAGGTGGATGTGGCAGGAGTTGCCCTCGCGCTCGTTGTACTTCGCCATGAAGGTGAGGCTGACGCCCTCCTGCGAGGCGATCTCCTTGGCGCCGGTCTTGTAGACGGAGTGGTCGTCGCAGGTGGTCAGCGCCTCGCCGTACTTGAAGGCGATCTCGTGCTGGCCGGGGTTGCACTCGCCCTTGGCGGACTCCACGGTGAGGCCGGCGCCGGCCATGCTGTTGCGCAGCCGGCGCAGCAGCGGCTCGATCCGGGAGGTGCCGAGGATGGAGTAGTCGACGTTGTACTGGTTGACCGGGGTGAGGCCGTGGTACGCCTTGTCCCAGGCCTGCTCGTAGCTGTCCCGGAAGACGATGAACTCCAGCTCGGTGCCGACGTAGGCGCTCCAGCCGTAGCCGGCCAGCCGCTCCAGCTGGCGGCGCAGGATCTGCCGCGGCGAGACGGTGACCGGCTTGCCGTCGTGGTGGTGCACGTCGCACTGGACCATCACGGTGGCGGGGTGCCAGGGCACCATCCGCAGGGTGTCGAGGTCGGGGGTGAGGACGAGGTCGCCGTAGCCGCTCTCCCAGGAGGAGATCTGGTAGCCGTCCACGGTGTTCATGTCGATGTCGACGGCCAGCAGGTAGCCGCAGCCCTCGGCGGCGTTCGGGACGACGTCGCTGAGGAAGTAGTCGGCGGCCACCCGCTTGCCCTGGAGACGGCCCTGCATGTCGGTCATGGCCAGCACGACGGTGTCGATGCTCCCGTCGGCGACCAGCTGCCGCAGCCGGTCGAGGGTGAGCCGGGACGCACTCATCGGGTCTCCAATTCGTCGGCCGGGGAGGCCTGGTGGTCCGGCAGTTCCTGGCTGCCGGCGGCGGGGCCGTCGTGGATCCGGGGGCCGGTGAACCAGTGCCGGGCGGAGACCAGCCACCACAGGCCGGCGAACCCGAGCACCACGCCGACCGCCACGGGCGTGTAGTTGAAGCTGACGGCGGTGACCGGGCTGACGGTGGGCAGCATGAACAGCACGGTGATCACCGCTGTCCAGCCGACCGCGACGCAGCCGATGATCCTGCTCCAGCGGCCCAGATGCCAGGGACCACGCGGGAAGTCGTCGCCCTGGCGAAGGCGGAGGAACACCGGGATCACGTACGAGATGTAGAGGCCGATCACCGAGATCGAGGTGACCGCCGCGTAGGCGGTGGTGTTCCACAGCACCGGCAGGGCGAGCAGCAGGGCGCCGCCGGTGGCCAGCCAGACGGCGCTGGTGGGCGTCTGGGTGCGGGGGTTGATCCGGTGCCAGAGGCGGGCGCCGGGCAGTGCGCCGTCCCGCGAGAAGGCGTAGATCATCCGGGAGTTGGCGGTGACCGAGGCCATACCGCAGAAGAACTGGGCGCCGATCACGATCAGCAGGAGCAGTTTGGCGCCGGTCGGGCCGATCGCGTCGATGAAGATCTGCGCGGGCGGCACGCCGGTGGAGCTGCCGAGCGCCCCGTCGTAGTCCCGGATCGCGAAGGTGATGCCGAGCAGCAGGATCCAGCCGGCCACCAGCGAGACCACGATGGCGTTGACGATGCCGCGCGGGCCGGAGCGGGCCGCGTCGTGGGTCTCCTCGGTCATGTGCGCGGAGGCGTCGTAGCCGGTGAGGGTGTACTGGGCCAGCAGCAGGCCGAGCATGCCGACGTAGAAGCCGTTCTGGAAGCCGGTGTTGTTGACGAACTCGGTGAACACGAACGAGGCGGAGGCGTGGTGGTCGGGCAGCAGCGCCAGCGCGCCGACGATCACCGCGACACCGACCAGGTGCCACCAGACGCTGACGCTGTTGAGCAGGGCGACCAGCTTGACGCCGCGGGTGTTGAGCAGTCCGTGCAGCAGCAGGATCACCACGAAGATCGTGACCGTGTGGCCGGTGCTGGCGGTGAATCCGAACTGCAGGTCGAGGAAGGCGTTGGTGAAGAACGCGGCGCCGTAGTCGACGCCGGCGGTGACGGCGACCTGGCCCATGAAGTTGAACCAGCCGGTGAACCAGGAGGCGGCGGGGCCCTTGGTGCGGGCCAGCCTGGCGGCCCAGTAGTAGAGACCGCCGGCGGTCGGGTAGCTGGAACAGATCTCCGCCATCGCGAGGCCGACGCAGAGCGTCATCAGGCCGACCAGCGGCCAGCCCCAGGTGATCATGGCGGGCCCGCCGGTGTTCATGCCCATCCCGTAGAGGGTGAGGCAGCCGGAGAGGACGGAGACGATCGAGAAGGAGACCGCGAAGTTGGAGAAGCCCGACATCGAGCGGGCGAGCTCCTGGGTGTAGCCGAGTTCGCGCAGCCGGCGTTCGTCCTCGGAAAGCACGGCGGGGTCGGACGCGGTTGCCCGCTCGGACATAGTGGCGGAACCGGCAGGAAACACCGGTCTGGCAGTCTGCTCGGCCGGGCTGGAGCCGGCCTGGTGTTCGGACGTCATGCGCACCCCTGGGGAATGAGGCGGGACCGACACGCGCACCCACGTCGTCGTGGTGCGCCCTCCTTGCGCTCAATGGCCCGGAAGCAGACCATTGGGCTGTGCCGAGCATCGTTCACCCCGGGCCACCCCGCCGTCAAGAGGACTCCCCCGCCCGTTTCCCGCTCGCACCTGGGTACGATCCCCTCGTGGAGGAAGCACTGTTGGACCGGCAGCTCGGCACCGTGTTCCGCCCCGTGCGCACCGGCAACGCCTTCGAGGAGACCGTCGAACGGATCCTCCAGGCGATCAAGCTCGGCGTGATCGGCCACGGGGACCGGCTCCCCGCCGAACGCGACCTCGCCGCACGCCTGGGCGTCAGCCGCGAAACCCTGCGCGAGGCCCTGCGCTCCCTCCAGCAGGCCGGCTTCGTCGAGGCGCGACGCGGCCGCTACGGCGGCACCTTCGTCACCTACCGGCTGCCCGCACCCGACGTCGACGAGCTCCGCCGGGCCGCCGACGACCTGGGCGCCGAGCTGGAGGACGCCCTCACCCTGCGCCTCGTCCTGGAGACCGGCGCCGCCGAGCTGGCCGCCAGACGCGAGCTCTCCGAGGAGCAGCGCGGCTACCTGCTGCAGCGCCTCGCGGACGCGGACGGGGCGAGCCCCGAGGAGTACCGGCAGTGCGACTCCCGCTTCCACCTCGCGATCGGCGAGCTGACCGGCTCCCCCTCGCTGGCCGCCAGCATCACCGAGGCCCGGATCCGGCTGAACGACCTGCTGAACGCCATCCCGATGCTCGGCCGCAACATCGACCACGCCTCCGAGCAGCACGGTGCGATGGCCCGGGCCATCCTCACCGGCGACGCCCCCGCCGCCCGCCGCGCCACCGAGGAGCACCTGGAGGCGACCGCCACCCTGCTGCGGGCCTTCCTCGGCTGAGTCCCGCCGAGTCCCGCGCCGCACGGCCCGGCCCACCGCCCGGCGCGGCCCCCGGGTGGCACAGTGGGGCGATGGACTACGTTTCCCACTTCCGCCGTGAGGTCCGGGCGTTCGAGGTCGCGGTCCGACGGGCCGCCGGACGGGAGACGGTGCCGCTGGTCCCGTCCTGTCCCGGCTGGTCGGTGTCCGACCTCGTGCTCCACCTGGGCTCGGTGCACCGGGTGGTGACCCACGTCATCCGGGACCGGCCGAGCCGCGTCCCGGACGCCACCGACCTCGGCTTCCTCCGGCTCCCCGAGGACACCGACGGCTGGCCCGCCCCGGAGCACCAGCCGAACCTGGGGCCGGTGCCGCCGGGCCTGGGCGACTGGTTCACCGCCGGGGCAGCGGAGTTGGCCGCGCTGTTCACCGACCGCGACCCCGCCGAGGAGGTGTGGACCTGGTCGCCGGAGCGCAGCGTCGGGTTCTGGCAGCGGATGCAGGCCATCGAGGCCGCCGTGCACCGCTGGGACGCCGAGGACGCGGCCGGCACCGCACGGCCCGTCGACGCCGCACTCGCCCGCGACGCCGTCGCGCAGACCTTCACCGTGATGGCCCCCGCGCGCCGGTCCTGGCGCCAGGCCCCACCCGGATCGGGCGAACGCTACCGCCTCCGCGAGAGCGACGGCCCGGGCCGCTGGACGGCCCACTTCGACGGCTCGCAGGTCCTTCTCGGTGACGGCGCCGACCGGTACGACGTCGAGCTCGCCGGCACCGCCTCCGACCTGATGCTCTTCCTGTGGGGCCGCCTCCCGGCCGACCGCCTCGCCGTCACCGGCGACCGGGCCGTCCTGGACCGCTACTTCACCCTCGTCCCACCCGTGTGACCCGCCGGACGGTGCTGCGCGGAGCGTACGCCGCCGAGACGGCGATCGAACAGGCGGTCCGGGCACCGCACGGCGCGCTCCACCCACAGGACTGAGCCCGGGCCGGAACACGCGCTGACGGGAACTCAGATCGGGCGTGTCGCAGAGTGTTCGGGCTCCGGGAGCTCGCCACGGCTGCGGCCGCCCGACCCGACCGTTCGCCGGCGCGAGCGGGAGGGCCCGGCTCCGATCGATTCACCTCCCGCCGGGCGGTGGATTCCCGGAGCCGTCCCAACGGTCCGACCGGCCGGCACCGGACGGCCCGCGACGGCATCCTCCCCCGGCGGGTCGGCGGCGGCACGGACCGGGCGGATCGGCAGGCCGAGCAGCAGGCCGAGCGTGATCCACAGATAGGCGCTGCCGCCGACCAGTCCGCCCACGCCGCCGGTGTCGAACCGCCAGAGCCACACCACGCTGCTGCAGAGCAGGACGTACCCGGTGACCGCCGCGGTGAGCAGCCGGCGGCGGCGCGCGGAGTCGGCCGGCTCGCGCAGCCCGGCCTCCGCGAGCAGGAGCAGCGCCGGCAGCGCCCACACCAGATGGTGCACCCAGGTAATCGGGCTGATCAGGCAGGCGGCCAGCCCGGTCAGTGCGAAGCCGCCGGCCTCGTCGCCGGCCGCCGCGGCCCGGTGCACCCGGTACCCCCAGACGGCGAGCACGCACAGCACCGCCAGGCCCCAGACCGCGCGGCCCGGCAGGTCCGGGGCAAGCCTGACGATCATGCCCTGGAGGGACTGGTTGGACACGTACCCGAGCGAGCCGACCCGGTCGGTGTGCCACAGCAGATCGGTCCAGAAGGCGTAGGAGGCCTCGGGATCCGCCATCCGGCCGAGCAGGGTCGCGGCCGCCGCCGTGCCGGTCGCGACCAGCGCGGCGCGGCGGCGCCGGGTGACGGCGAGGTAGAGGATGAACACCGCGGGCGTCAGCTTGAACGCGGCGGCCAGCCCGATCCCGATCCCCGCGTACCGGCTGCGCCGCCGGCCGGCGTCGCCGTCCTCGCGGCCGGGCGCGGCCCCGCCGCGGGCGCCCGCCAGCAGCCGCCAGTCGGCCAGCACCAGGGCGACCAGCAGCAGGTTGACCTGGCCGAAGCTGAAGGTGTCCCGGACGGGTTCGAGCAGGCCGAACAGGCAGCCGGCCACCCCGAACGCGAACCAGCGGTTCCAGCCCATGCGCCGGGCGACCGGGTCGACCAGCCAGCGCAGCAGCGCGGCCGCGGCCAGCGCGCTCAGCACGACGCTGATCGCGACGGCGGTGTGCCAGCCCACCAGGGCCATCGGCAGCATGCAGACCGCGGCGAACGGCGGATAGGTGAAGCCCATCGTGCTGTTGGGGTGCACGTAGTCGTACAGCGGGCCGCCGTCGGTCCAGTGCCGGACGGTCCCGTAGTAGACACCGACGTCGAACCAGCCGCGGTGGCCCGGGATCACGGCCAGGAAGAGCCCGGTCGCACCGGCCAGCGCGAGCAGGACCACGGCCCGGCGCCCGGTGGCGGGCAGCCTCACCACGGCGATCCCCCCGGCGTCTCCAGGGCCAGCGGTGCGGTCCGGCCGCCCGGGAGCAGCCGCAGGCAGGACAGCGCCAGCAGCCCGCCGGCGACGGCCGCCGCCAACTCCGAGGGCTCGGGCGGGAACCCGCTCGGAAGCACGGCCAGCGCGAGCACCCCGCTGGCGGGCGCCGCCCAGCGGCGTATTCGCCCGCCGGTCGCGGCCCCCGCGAGCACGACCACGCCCCACAGCGCGTACCAGGGCCGCAGCGCCGGGCCGAGCACCACCACCGCGGCCAGGCTCAGCCCCAACGCGTGGACGGGGGCGGGCCGGTCCCGTCCGGTCCACAGGTACAGCAGCACCAGCAGCGCGCCGGCCAGGCCCAGCCAACGCCACAGCGGCACCGCCGACTCGGCCGGCCCGGCCCCGAGCGCGGCCGCCAGAGCGTCGGTGGCCCGGCCGAGGGCGCTGGTCACCGACCAGTTCCCGGCCGAGACCGGGGTACCGAGGGCACGTACCCAGCCGTAGCCGGTGCCGGTCGCGGCGGTCACCGCGGCCGCCGTGCCGAGTGCGACCGCGAGCGTGGCCGAGGCCGCGCGGACCGTCCGGGCGCGCCCCCGCAGCCGGTCGGCCCACAGCACCGCCACCGGCAGCAGTCCCAGCGCGGCCGGGGCCTTGACCAGTGCGGCGAGCGTGACGACCCCGGCGGCCCAGACCGGGCGCCGGGTCAGCGCGAGAACCAGCCCGGCGACCAGCAGCCCGAGCATCACCGCGTCGTTGTGCGCCCCCGCGATCAGGTGCAGCAGCAGCAGCGGGTTGAGCGCACCGAGCCACAGCGCCACGCCGGGGTCCACCCCGCAGGCCCGGGCCAGCCGCGGGGTCAGCCAGACCAGCAGAGCGACCCCGAGCAGGGCCACCACCCGCAGACCGACGACCCCGAGGTACACCCCCTGCCCGGCCTGCCGGGCCACCGCGCCGGCCAGCGCCAGGAACACCGGCCCGTACGGCGCCGGGGTGGACTGCCAGACGGCGGGGACCTCCTCGGCCAGCGGTCCGCCCAGGTCGGCCGGGCCGTGGGTGTAGACGTCGAGGCCGCCGTCGATCATCGCGCCCTGCGCCAGGTAGCTGTAGACGTCCCGGCTGAACAGCGGCGGCCCGGCCAGCAGCGGCGCCGCCCACAGCGCCAGCGTCAGAACCAGCGAACGCGGCCCCGGCGGCCGCGGGCCGCGCAGCGCCCGCCCCAGCCGCAGCCAGCCGGCGACGAGCAGGACGAGCCCGAAGTACGCGGCCAGCAGCCCGAGTCGGGGATGCCCGCGGAGCGGTCCGTAGGACACCCCGATCGGAAGCGCCCCCGCGGCCAGGCCACCGACCGCGAGGACCGCCGTGCCCGCGAATCCGAGCGTCCGGCACCAGTACGGGTCAGTGGCCACACCCCGGATCGGCATGCGGACACGCTGTCAGGATCCGGTGGCCGCCGGGCGACGCGGCACCGACCTGCAGGTGACCGGTGCCTGGCCGGTTCCCGGCCGCCGCAGGCCCGGCGCACGCCGCACGCCCCGGCCGGCCCGGGGCCCTCCGGCCGGCGCAGCCAGGCCTTCAGCCGGTGCACATCTGCGCTCCGCCGAATGGCCACCGCGAGGCCAGCCCACTCGGGGAGACATACGGGTGCCACGCCAAACGCGTGACGGTCGTCCCGGACCTGCCCGGTGCGCGGCTTCCCGCGCCGGTCATCGCCCGCGAATCCCCGGAGAGTTCGCCATGACTGCAGTTACCACTCTCACGCTGCCGGCCGCCGTCCACGGCACCTCGGCGCCCACGACCCCGGCGGCCCCGGCGGCCCGCCGGGCCACTCCCGCACCGGCGCCCGTCTACACCGTCTCGCTGGCCCGCGACGAGGCCGACCTGCGGGCCTCGCAGCGGCTGCGCCACCAGGTCTTCGCCGAGGAGCTCGGCGCGGTGCTGGACACCCCGCTGCCCGGCTTCGACGTCGACCCGTTCGACGACTTCTGCGACCACCTGCTGGTGCGCGACGAGTCGACCGGCGAGGTGGTCGGCACCTACCGGCTGCTGCGCCCGGCGCAGGCGGCCCGGGCCGGACGCCTCTACTCCGACAGCGAGTTCGACCTGTCGAACCTGGCCGGCATCCGCGGTGACCTGGTCGAGGTCGGCCGCTCCTGCATCGCCGCCGAGCACCGCGGCAACGGCGCGGTCATCAACCTGATGTGGGGCGGCATCGCCCGCTACCTGACCGAGGCCGGGAACACCTGGATCGCCGGCTGCTGCTCCGTCCCCCTGTCTGACGGCGGCGGCACCGCGGCCGGGGTCTGGGACGCGATGGCCGCCCGGCACCTCGCCCCGGCGGAGTACCGGGTCCGTCCGCACCGCCCGTGGGACCCGAGCGGTATCGTCCGCCCGGCCCGGACCACCGTCCCGGCGCTGCTGCGCGGCTACCTGCGGCTCGGGGCCTGGGTCTGCGGCGAGCCCGCGTACGACGCCGACTTCGGCGTCAGCGACCTGTACGTGCTGCTCTCCCTGAAGCGCACCGACCCGCGCTACCTGCGGCACTTCCTGGCGGCCGGACAGCCCGCGCCGACCGGCCCGGCGGGACCGGCGGCATGAGCGCCTGGCTGCCGTCGGCCCCGTGCACCCCGCAGGCGTGCGTGGCGCTGCCGCCGGCGACGGTCTCCCTCGTCCGCCGGGTGCTGCGCTGCCTCGCGGGGTTCACCCTGCTGGCGGCCGGGATCGCGCTGGCCCCGCTGGTCCGCCGGCTCCCGGCACCGCTCGGGGCGCCGCTGGTCCGGGGCTGGTCGCTCACGGTGGCCGCGGCGCTCGGGGTGCGGGTCCGCGCCACCGGTGCGGCGGAGGCCGGGCGCGGCGGCGCGCTCGTGGTGGCCAACCACATCTCCTGGCTGGACATCCTGCTGATCGCCGCGGTCCGGCCGGGCCGGATGCTGGCCAAGTCGGAGGTCGCCCGGTGGCCGGTGGCCGGCCGTTTCGTCGCCTGGGGCGGGACGCTCTTCATCGACCGGGACAGGCTGCGCTCGCTGCCCGGCACCGTCGGGGAGATCGGCGCGGTACTGCGGCGCGGCGGGCGGGTGGTGGTCTTCCCGGAGGGCAGCACCTGGTGCGGCCGGGGCGGCGGCGGCCGGTTCCGGCCCGCGCTGTTCCAGGCCGCGATCGACGCGGGCGTGCCGGTGCAGCCGGTGACGATCCGTTACCGCCTGACGGACGGCTCCGCCACCAGCGCGCCGGCCTTCGTCGGCGACGACGGGATGCTGTCGTCCGTCTGGCGGGTGGTCGGCGCGCGCGGTCTGGTCGGGGAGCTGCAGCTCGCCGGGCCGATCACGGCGTCGCCGCACGTCGGTCGCCGGGTCCTGGCACAGGCCGCGCAGGCGGCGGTCGAACGCCGCGCCTGCGGCGGGCCGGTTCCCCCGCACACCGTTCGCCCCACCCCCGCCGCGGCGGGGGTCGCTCCCCGGCGCCGGGCCGCCCGCTGGGCCTGATCACGGGCCCCGCCGGCCCGCGCCGCCGGCCCGGCGGCACGGCCGGGCCGACGGCGCTCCCGGGCTCAGGTCGCGGCGCTCACGGTGGCCGGGCCCGGCGCGCTCTGGGACTGCGGCGGCGGTGAGACGGCGGCCGACGACGGCGGCCCGCTCAGCGAGGCCGGAGCGGAGGCCGGGCTGGACACCGCCGCGGACGAGGAGCCCGCCGAGTGGGGCGAGGAGGCACCGGAGGACGGCCCCGAGGTCGGCGGTGAGGACGGCCCGGACGCGGGCGAGGAGGACCCGCCGGAGGAGCCGGAGGGCTTCGAGCCGGACGGCGAGGAGGACGAGGAGGACGGGCTCGACGGGCCGGAGGACGAGGTGCTCGCGGAGGCCGACGGCGAGGCGCTGTTCACCGGCTTCGGGATCGGACGCCCGTGCTCGTCCACCACCACGATGGCGTCGGCCGGGGCCGGTGCGGGGACGATCACCACGACGGCGTCACTGTGGAAGCTCGCCCAGGGGACCCCGCCGTAGTCGGGCACACCCTTGTCGGGCGTCGGCGCCAGCAGCGGGTTGCCGCAGGCACAGCGGACCCGGGGCTCGCCGTGGGCGTCCACCAGGACGGCGGTGCCCGCCTGCAGGACGGCCTGGTACGGCACCGCCTTGCCGTCGGCGTAGCCGTGGTTGGTCACCCGGGTGTCCTCCCGCAGGACGACGGGCGCCAGGCCGTTCAGGTAGGACGGGATGGCGGACGTCTCGATCCCCTCGACCTGGGCCCAGGCCTTGGCCTTGTCCGGGCTGGCCTCCAGGAACCCGATGAGCTTCGGGACGTCGCAGCTGGCCACCGACTGCGAACCGCCGTACAGCCCCGCTTCGGCGCCGCTGCGGGTACCGCCGGCGCTCGGCGTTCCGGGGGACGCGGCGGGGCTGGTCGGCCCCTCCTGGACCGCGACCGAACCGGTGAACGGGTCCCTTCCGACATCGGCCACCGGCTGCAGCTCCACCTTCTCGGCCGCCTGGGCGCTCCCGCCGCCCGACTGGCTGCTGAGCAGCAGACCGACCAGCAGACCGACCACCGCGAGCCCCGCGACCGCGACGATCCCGCGGCGCCCGCGCCACCAGGGCCGATGCTCGCCGCCCCCGGAGCCGGCCACCGTCCGGGACGGCGGACCGGTCGGCGGGACGGGCGGAACTGCGCCCGACGAGGCCTTCCCGGCCGGCTCGGACGGCGACCGGACCGCCTCGGTGGGCGGGCCCCCGCTCTCGTCCGGCGGCGGGGTCGAGTCCGGTTCCGCACCCGAGTTCGGGCCGGAGAGCGGACCGGACGGCGGCCCGGAGGGCGAGCCTGACGGCGTGTCCGAGGACTGCGCGGACGGCGGCACCGACGGCCGCTCGGGCGGCTCGGACGGCGGGTCGGACGGCGGCGGGGAAGTCACCGGGCCTCCTCCGGATCGTGGCGAATCGGGGCGAATCAGATCACAGGCCCCCTGCCGCCTCATTCTGGGTGCCCCGCCGCCGGCCCGCGACTTCCCGTCCATCGGTTCGCCGTTCCCGGCGGCAGGCCCGAAGCTGGAGGGATCCGGCCGGTCCCGGCCGGGGCAGCCGGGGGGCCAGGCCTGCCAGGAGTCTTGGAATGCAACGGACCGACCGCCGGACCGACACCTCCGCGACGGAGTTGCAGCGCTGGCTCGCCGCCCTGGCGACGGTGCTCGCGACGCTCGCCGCGATGACCGTGGTGGCCGCCCTGGGGCTGTGGCTCGCGGGCGCCGACTCGCTGCCCGGCGGCGGGTTCGGCTCGGTGCTCGCCGCGACCGTGCTGATGGCCCTCGGGGTGCCCGCCCAGTTGGAGGGCGGTGCGGTCTTCGTGGCCACCGCGCAGGGCGGCATCACCGCGATCCCGCTCTCCGTCACGCTGGTCGGCGCACTGGTCGCCGGGGCGGTGTTCCTGCGTCCGCTCCGGCTGCACGCGGTGGTCGGACCGGGTGAACTGCTGGGCCGGGTGCTGCGGACGGCGGTCCTCTGGGTGGCCGCCGTGGTGCTGATCTCACTCGGGGCGCAGCACAGTTTCACCGTCTCCACCGGCGAGGAGCTGCTGGACGAGCTGGGCAGCCTGATCGGCGCCGAGCCGACGGTGGGCTTCAAGGTCGAGCCCTTCCCGGCGGCCGGTCTCGGGCTGCTGTGGCTGGTGGTGGTGCTGGCCCTGGCGCTCGCGGTGTCCCGGCGGGCCCCGCTGCCGAGCAGGCTGGTGCGCTTCCATTCGGCGGTACGGCCCGCCGCGCACGCCGTACTGACCCTGCTGCTGGTCTACGT
Proteins encoded:
- a CDS encoding aldehyde dehydrogenase, which produces MTDPDHYQVINPATEEVITTVELASLAETDAAVARARAAFDGWRRVAPADRARLLRAFAAAVDADREHLAALEVANAGHTVGNARWEAGNARDVIEYYAAAPERLFGRQIPVAGGLDVTFQEPLGVVGVIVPWNFPMPVAAWGFAPALAAGNTVIVKPAELTPLTALRLGELALQAGLPEHVLQILPGRGPVVGQRFVTHPDVRKVVFTGSTAVGKGIMAGCADQVKPVTLELGGKSANIVFADADLARAAATAPYAVFDNAGQDCCARSRILVEESAFDEFMALFEQAVRGVRVGDPTDEKTEMGPLISAAHRARVASYVPDDSAVAFRGAAPDGPGFWYPPTVLAPVRPDDRAFTEEIFGPVVTVVPFRGEEDALRIANSTEYGLSGSIWTRDVGRALRVARGVEAGNLSVNSHSSVRYSTPFGGFKQSGLGRELGPDALNAFTETKNVFISTEE
- a CDS encoding gamma-glutamyl-gamma-aminobutyrate hydrolase family protein translates to MSVRPLIGITSYLDEAAWGVWRQSAAVLPQTYLDAVSRAGGTPVLLPPQGGGVQRLVGALDGLLLAGGSDIDPARYGADPHPRTGRPHPARDAWEFELLAAALDRDLPVLGICRGMQLLNVALGGDLVQHLPDESHQTLPATYVRQGVVVRPESRLGEILGPSAQVSCYHHQAVGRIGSGLRATAWSADETVEALELPDRSFAVAVQWHPETDPDDPRLFDAFTAASCKEAAR
- a CDS encoding glutamine synthetase family protein, with the translated sequence MSASRLTLDRLRQLVADGSIDTVVLAMTDMQGRLQGKRVAADYFLSDVVPNAAEGCGYLLAVDIDMNTVDGYQISSWESGYGDLVLTPDLDTLRMVPWHPATVMVQCDVHHHDGKPVTVSPRQILRRQLERLAGYGWSAYVGTELEFIVFRDSYEQAWDKAYHGLTPVNQYNVDYSILGTSRIEPLLRRLRNSMAGAGLTVESAKGECNPGQHEIAFKYGEALTTCDDHSVYKTGAKEIASQEGVSLTFMAKYNEREGNSCHIHLSLRDEQGRPVMAGDGPNGFSRTMEHFLAGQLACLADFSLLLAPTVNSYKRYVPGSFAPTAVAWGRDNRTCALRVVGHGPSLRFENRVPGGDVNPYLAVAALIAAGLHGVEHQLPLEAEFTGNAYASDAPRVPSTLRDAVEAFERSEVAAEAFGKEVVQHYTHAGRTELAAYDAAVTDWERRRGFERL
- a CDS encoding amino acid permease, encoding MSERATASDPAVLSEDERRLRELGYTQELARSMSGFSNFAVSFSIVSVLSGCLTLYGMGMNTGGPAMITWGWPLVGLMTLCVGLAMAEICSSYPTAGGLYYWAARLARTKGPAASWFTGWFNFMGQVAVTAGVDYGAAFFTNAFLDLQFGFTASTGHTVTIFVVILLLHGLLNTRGVKLVALLNSVSVWWHLVGVAVIVGALALLPDHHASASFVFTEFVNNTGFQNGFYVGMLGLLLAQYTLTGYDASAHMTEETHDAARSGPRGIVNAIVVSLVAGWILLLGITFAIRDYDGALGSSTGVPPAQIFIDAIGPTGAKLLLLIVIGAQFFCGMASVTANSRMIYAFSRDGALPGARLWHRINPRTQTPTSAVWLATGGALLLALPVLWNTTAYAAVTSISVIGLYISYVIPVFLRLRQGDDFPRGPWHLGRWSRIIGCVAVGWTAVITVLFMLPTVSPVTAVSFNYTPVAVGVVLGFAGLWWLVSARHWFTGPRIHDGPAAGSQELPDHQASPADELETR
- a CDS encoding FadR/GntR family transcriptional regulator; protein product: MEEALLDRQLGTVFRPVRTGNAFEETVERILQAIKLGVIGHGDRLPAERDLAARLGVSRETLREALRSLQQAGFVEARRGRYGGTFVTYRLPAPDVDELRRAADDLGAELEDALTLRLVLETGAAELAARRELSEEQRGYLLQRLADADGASPEEYRQCDSRFHLAIGELTGSPSLAASITEARIRLNDLLNAIPMLGRNIDHASEQHGAMARAILTGDAPAARRATEEHLEATATLLRAFLG